One genomic region from Bactrocera tryoni isolate S06 chromosome 3, CSIRO_BtryS06_freeze2, whole genome shotgun sequence encodes:
- the LOC120771332 gene encoding uncharacterized protein LOC120771332, which produces MDQNAIKITKLYYRNSLLASIAAKNLDLLESMKNVTLKDAVTLLSVAWDRVSTEILANCWKNILSLIGNEEDPEYNIPLSILKDKWSAQINSLMRMSVDLLQDLSPQVEFTLPMVREWNDDPYVDDTTETHEIEESDDDDCIAEDPIKIIAASEAVEIFNKALQWAGDAMVDQSDMSVLRRLREKAVFQLLERKKQQKKITDLFNE; this is translated from the exons ATGGATCAAAATGCGATTAAAATAACGAAGTTATATTACAGAAACAGTTTGTTGGCTTCAATAGCAGCAAAAAACTTAGATTTGCTTGAATCAATGAAAAATGTAACGTTGAAAGATGCTGTTACCCTTTTATCTGTCGCGTGGGATCGGGTCAGCACAGAAATTCTTGCCAATTGttggaaaaacattttaagtttaattgGAAACGAGGAGGACCCTGAATATAACATTCCATTAAGTATCCTGAAAGACAAATGGAGTGCACAAATAAACTCTTTAATGCGAATGTCAGTTGATCTCCTTCAGGACTTGAGTCCTCAG gtTGAGTTTACATTGCCAATGGTTCGAGAGTGGAACGATGACCCTTATGTTGATGATACCACCGAAACCCATGAAATTGAAGAAAGTGACGATGATGATTGTATTGCCGAAGACCCCATAAAGATAATTGCCGCAAGTGAGGCAGTTGAAATCTTTAACAAGGCATTGCAATGGGCTGGAGATGCAATGGTTGATCAAAGCGACATGAGTGTACTTAGACGCTTAAGGGAGAAAGCAGTATTTCAGCTATTAGAAAGGAAAAAGCAGCAGAAAAAGATAACGGATTTGTTTAATGAATAA